Proteins from one Porites lutea chromosome 3, jaPorLute2.1, whole genome shotgun sequence genomic window:
- the LOC140931564 gene encoding uncharacterized protein, translating to MFHQVFVAPEDRGALCYLWWPNGDLSKGPKTYQMLVHIFGAKSSPSVAGYALRKTAKDNEKDFSQEAIDAVLKDFYVDDLLKSFADSERAVQVSKQLQELLARGGFELTKWIPNSRSVLSAFPVEERAPTIKSLDLKSESLPIDRALGIHWNVEHGTIDFVVNDKERPENRKGVLSSIATVYDPLGFASPLLLPGREMNQELCKLKLDWNEKLPRELCERWKSWREGLMSLQGFSIPRCFKPKDFGEVKHVELHHFADAY from the coding sequence ATGTTTCACCAGGTCTTCGTAGCACCAGAAGATCGTGGAGCGTTGTGTTATTTATGGTGGCCGAATGGTGACCTGTCAAAGGGACCGAAGACTTACCAAATGCTCGTGCACATTTTTGGAGCAAAGTCCTCGCCGAGCGTAGCAGGATACGCCCTCAGAAAGACGGCCAAGGATAATGAGAAAGACTTCTCCCAAGAGGCAATTGATGCCGTGCTTAAGGATTTCTACGTAGATGACTTGCTTAAATCCTTTGCTGATTCAGAACGCGCAGTACAAGTCAGTAAGCAGCTCCAGGAGTTACTCGCGAGAGGAGGCTTTGAATTGACAAAATGGATTCCCAATTCTCGCAGCGTGTTGTCAGCGTTCCCGGTGGAGGAAAGAGCACCCACCATTAAGAGTTTAGATTTGAAATCAGAAAGTTTGCCTATAGATAGAGCACTAGGAATCCACTGGAATGTTGAACATGGCACCATTGACTTTGTTGTGAATGACAAGGAGCGTCCAGAGAATCGGAAAGGTGTCTTATCATCTATTGCAACGGTGTATGACCCGCTCGGATTCGCCAGCCCCCTACTCTTACCTGGAAGAGAAATGAATCAGGAATTGTGCAAACTAAAGTTGGATTGGAATGAGAAGCTCCCAAGAGAATTGTGTGAACGTTGGAAGAGTTGGAGAGAAGGGCTTATGAGCTTACAAGGATTCAGTATTCCTCGATGTTTTAAGCCAAAGGACTTCGGTGAAGTGAAACATGTAGAGCTTCATCATTTCGCCGACGCATACTAA
- the LOC140931565 gene encoding uncharacterized protein has translation MGKSRVKPLKSAVTVPKLELTAATLATKVNKVITRELDGRLKINSVTYWTDSMIVLKYIANEVRRFVTFVANRVAVIRQELDPGQWRHVRSELNPADYASRGIKASETGKLERWRRSPEFLWREVEDWPPHPPEELGDLLDTDEGVKKEKVTVGASTVRADFWSILFQRYSSWDRLRRIVGWLCRAFNRPMQSQCQNDKDRSVKYSPKTLSIHDVDKAEKKIVKFVQEQSFADEKSETVIKGRLARLKPFEDEGIIRVGGRLNHSSLPYDAKHPMILPAKHPVSELITRHYHHLNGHVGTYQVLAEIRQRYWIVNAVSTIKQVLGKCHVCKRQNAKLGEQVTAPLPVVRVSWDSHRLVYPFAAVGLDYFGPLYVKIGPNTRSRRDPSLNKRYGCIFTCLRYRAVHLDVGSGEDSVEVDQERN, from the exons ATGGGGAAGTCTCGCGTGAAACCCTTGAAAAGTGCTGTTACAGTACCAAAGCTGGAGTTGACAGCGGCTACTCTAGCAACGAAAGTCAACAAGGTCATAACGAGAGAGTTAGATGGAAGACTGAAGATTAACAGTGTGACTTACTGGACTGACTCTATGATAGTTCTCAAGTACATTGCCAATGAAGTACGAAGATTTGTAACCTTCGTCGCAAACCGGGTAGCTGTCATACGTCAAGAATTAGATCCAGGGCAGTGGCGGCATGTACGATCAGAGCTCAATCCTGCGGATTATGCTTCCCGAGGGATCAAAGCCTCGGAGACTGGAAAACTGGAAAGGTGGCGCCGTAGTCCAGAATTCTTGTGGAGAGAAGTTGAAGATTGGCCCCCGCACCCTCCAGAGGAATTGGGAGACCTCCTAGATACAGACGAAGGAGTGAAAAAGGAGAAAGTCACTGTTGGAGCATCCACAGTTCGTGCGGATTTCTGGAGCATTTTGTTCCAACGATATTCGTCGTGGGATCGACTGAGAAGAATAGTTGGGTGGCTATGTAGAGCCTTCAACAGACCGATGCAGTCCCAGTGCCAGAACGACAAAGATAGAAGTGTGAAGTATAGTCCTAAAACCTTATCGATCCATGACGTGGACAAAGCGGAGAAGAAAATTGTGAAGTTCGTCCAGGAACAGTCATTTGCTGATGAGAAAAGTGAAACAGTCATCAAAGGCAGACTAGCCAGACTTAAGCCATTCGAAGATGAAGGAATCATACGTGTCGGCGGAAGATTGAATCACTCGAGTTTGCCATATGATGCCAAGCACCCGATGATACTGCCAGCAAAGCACCCCGTGTCTGAGTTGATAACTCGCCACTATCATCACTTGAATGGACACGTAGGAACCTATCAAGTTCTCGCCGAAATTAGGCAGCGCTATTGGATCGTGAATGCAGTTTCCACGATAAAGCAAGTTCTTGGCAAGTGCCATGTGTGCAAACGTCAGAACGCCAAGTTAGGAGAACAAGTGACAGCACCACTTCCAGTTGTTAGAGTGTCTTGGGACAGTCACAGGCTCGTATATCCATTTGCTGCAGTTGGGTTGGATTACTTCGGGCCCCTCTACGTGAAGATAGGACCTAACACAAGATCAAGGAGAGACCCTTCTCTGAACAAACGTTACGGCTGCATCTTCACTTGCTTAAGATATCGAGCAGTTCACCTAGA TGTGGGATCAGGAGAAGATTCAGTTGAAGTTGACCAGGAGAGGAATTGA